GTGGAGGGAACGCGGGGAAGTGAAACATCTCAGTACCCGCAGGAAGAGAAAACAACCGTGATTCCGGGAGTAGTGGCGAGCGAAACCGGATGAGGCTAAACCGTATACGTGTGAGACCCGGCAGGGGTTGCGTGTGCGGGGTTGTGGGATCTCTCTTTCACGGTCTGCCGGCCGTGGGACGAGTCAGAAACCGTTGATGTAGGCGAAGGACATGCGAAAGGTCCGGCGTAGAGGGTAAGACCCCCGTAGTCGAAACGTCAGCGGCTCGTTGGAGAGACACCCAAGTAGCACGGGGCCCGAGAAATCCCGTGTGAATCTGGCGGGACCACCCGCTAAGCCTAAATATTCCCTGGTGACCGATAGCGGATAGTACCGTGAGGGAATGGTGAAAAGTACCCCGGGAGGGGAGTGAAATAGTACCTGAAACCGTGTGCCTACAAGCCGTGGGAGCGTCGGAGTGGAGTTTTCTTCATTCTCGTGACTGCGTGCCTTTTGAAGAATGAGCCTGCGAGTTTGCGGTGTGTTGCGAGGTTAACCCGGGTGGGGAAGCCGTAGCGAAAGCGAGTCCGAAGAGGGCGTTTTAGTAGCACGCTCAAGACCCGAAGCGGAGTGATCTAGCCATGGGCAGGTTGAAGCGGAGGTAAGACTTCGTGGAGGACCGAACCCACCAGGGTTGAAAACCTGGGGGATGACCTGTGGTTAGGGGTGAAAGGCCAATCAAACTCCGTGATAGCTGGTTCTCCCCGAAATGCATTTAGGTGCAGCGTCGTGTGTTTCTTGCCGGAGGTAGAGCACTGGATAGGCGATGGGCCCTACCGGGTTACTGACCTTAGCCAAACTCCGAATGCCGGTAAGTGAGAGCGCGGCAGTGAGACTGTGGGGGATAAGCTCCATGGTCGAGAGGGAAACAGCCCAGAGCATCGACTAAGGCCCCTAAGCGTACGCTAAGTGGGAAAGGATGTGGAGTCGCACAGACAACCAGGAGGTTGGCTTAGAAGCAGCCACCCTTGAAAGAGTGCGTAATAGCTCACTGGTCTAGTGATTCCGCGCCGACAATGTAGCGGGGCTCAAGCGTACCGCCGAAGTCGTGTCATTGACATATATAGCCCCAACGGGTGTGTTGATGGGTAGGGGAGCGTCGTCTGCCGGGTGAAGCAGCACCGGAAGGTAGTTGTGGACGGTTGACGAGTGAGAATGCAGGCATGAGTAGCGATACAAACGTGAGAAACGTTTGCGCCGATTGACTAAGGGTTCCTGGGTCAAGCTGATCTGCCCAGGGTAAGTCGGGACCTAAGGCGAGGCCGACAGGCGTAGTCGATGGATAACCGGTTGATATTCCGGTACCCGCTGTGAAGCGTCAAACATCGAGCATCGTGATGCTAAGGCCGTGAAGCCGTTCCGGACCCTTCGGGGAATGGAAAGTGGTGGAGCCGCCGGACCAAGCGGTTAGTAGGTGAGTGATGGGGTGACGCAGGAAGGTAGTCCATCCCGGGCGGTGGTTGTCCCGGGGTAAGGGTGTAGCCCGAGTGGTAGGTAAATCCGCCGCTCATGCAGGGTGAGACCTGATGCCGAGCCGATTGTGGTGAAGTGGATGATCCTATGCTGTCGAGAAAAGCCTCTAGCGAGTTTCATGGCGGCCCGTACCCTAAACCGACTCAGGTGGTCAGGTAGAGAATACCGAGGCGTTCGGGTGAACTATGGTTAAGGAACTCGGCAAAATGCCCCCGTAACTTCGGGAGAAGGGGGGCCACGTCTGGTGAGAGCATGTGCTGCTTGAGCTGGGGGTGGCCGCAGAGACCAGCGAGAAGCGACTGTTTACTAAAAACACAGGTCCGTGCGAAGCCGTAAGGCGATGTATACGGACTGACGCCTGCCCGGTGCTGGAACGTTAAGGGGACCGGTTAGCTCCATTTCGGTGGGGCGAAGCTGAGAACTTAAGCGCCAGTAAACGGCGGTGGTAACTATAACCATCCTAAGGTAGCGAAATTCCTTGTCGGGTAAGTTCCGACCTGCACGAATGGCGTAACGACTTCTCGACTGTCTCAACCATAGGCCCGGTGAAATTGCACTACGAGTAAAGATGCTCGTTTCGCGCAGCAGGACGGAAAGACCCCGGGACCTTTACTACAGTTTGATATTGGTGTTCGGTTCGGCTTGTGTAGGATAGCTGGGAGACTGTGAAGCAGGCACGCCAGTGTGTGTGGAGTCGTCGTTGAAATACCAGTCTGGTCGTGCTGGATGTCTAACCTGGGTCCGTGATCCGGATCAGGGACAGTGTCTGATGGGTAGTTTAACTGGGGCGGTTGCCTCCTAAAGAGTAACGGAGGCGCCCAAAGGTTCCCTCAGCCTGGTTGGCAATCAGGTGTTGAGTGTAAGTGCACAAGGGAGCTTGACTGTGAGACCGACGGGTCGAGCAGGGACGAAAGTCGGGACTAGTGATCCGGCGGTGGCTTGTGGAAGCGCCGTCGCTCAACGGATAAAAGGTACCCCGGGGATAACAGGCTGATCTTCCCCAAGAGTCCATATCGACGGGATGGTTTGGCACCTCGATGTCGGCTCGTCGCATCCTGGGGCTGGAGTCGGTCCCAAGGGTTGGGCTGTTCGCCCATTAAAGCGGTACGCGAGCTGGGTTTAGAACGTCGTGAGACAGTTCGGTCCCTATCCGCTGTGCGCGTAGGAGTCTTGAGAAGGGCTGTCCCTAGTACGAGAGGACCGGGACGGACGAACCTCTGGTGTGCCAGTTGTCCTGCCAAGGGCATGGCTGGTTGGCTACGTTCGGGAGGGATAACCGCTGAAAGCATCTAAGCGGGAAGCCTGCTTCGAGATGAGGACTCCCACCCACTTGATGGGGTAAGGCTCCCAGTAGACGACTGGGTTGATAGGCCGGATCTGGAAGCACGGTAACGTGTGGAGGTGACCGGTACTAATAGGCCGAGGGCTTGTCCTCAGTTGCTCGCGTCCACTGTGTTGGTTCTGAAACCACGAACAGCCCCGTGTGCCCGCACATGGTGCGGCGTTCAGTTTCATAGTGTTTCGGTGGTCATAGCGTGAGGGAAACGCCCGGTTACATTCCGAACCCGGAAGCTAAGCCTCACAGCGCCGATGGTACTGCAGGGGGGACCCTGTGGGAGAGTAGGACACCGCCGAACTCCTTTTAGAGCTCCGGCTCCCGGGCACCGCCCGGGAGCCGGAGCTTTTTTGCGTTGCGGTAGGGTCGGGAAGCATCATTGGCTCGTTTCGCACAGGAGGCCCCGGGTGGAGGTCCAGGAGACGCGTGTCCAGACGGACCGGGTCCTCACCATCCCCAATATCCTCAGCATGGCCCGGCTCGTCGGCGTACCCCTCTTCCTGTGGCTGATCCTCAGGCCGGAGTTCGGCGGTCCCAAGAGCGACGGCTGGGCTCTCCTCGTGCTGGCGTTCAGCGGGGTCAGCGACTATCTGGACGGCAAACTCGCCCGGCGCTGGAACCAGATCAGCAGTCTCGGCCGGCTGCTCGATCCCGCCGCCGACCGGCTCTACGTCCTCTCCACGCTGCTCGGGCTCACCTGGCGCGAGATCCTGCCGCTCTGGCTCACCGCCCTGCTGCTGGCGCGAGAGCTGGTCCTCCTGGTGATGGTGGGCGTCCTCCGGCGCCACGGCTATCCGCCGCCGCAGGTGAACTTCCTCGGCAAGGCCGCGACCTTCAACTTGATGTACGCCTTCCCGTTGCTCCTCCTCAGTGACGGAAACGGATGGATCGCGTCACTCGCCGCAGTCTTCGGGTGGGCGTTCGCCGGATGGGGTACAACCCTCTATTGGTGGGCAGGAGTGCTTTACGTGGTACAAGTCCGCCGCCTGGTGCGCGCGGACGCCGCAGCCGATTGAGATCGTCCCTTGTCCGGACAAAGTCGTCCGATGGCCCGCCGTGGAGAAGTGCGGGACAATTTGGACGGGTGAAGTCGGCTAGACAGTCATCTCTTTAGGAGGACGCTTCCGACATGAAGGCCGTCGTGATGGCCGGTGGCGAAGGCACACGCCTTCGTCCTATGACCTCCAGCATGCCCAAGCCGCTCCTGCCCGTGGCGAACCGCCCGATCATGGAGCACGTGCTGCGGCTGCTCAAGAAGCATGGGCTCAATGAGACCGTTGTCACCGTGCAGTTCCTGGCGTCCCTCGTCAAGAACTACTTCGGCGACGGCGAGGAGCTCGGCATGGAGCTCACGTACGCCAACGAGGAGAAGCCACTCGGCACCGCCGGAAGCGTCAAGAACGCCGAAGAGGCACTGAAGGACGATGCTTTCCTCGTCATCTCCGGTGACGCCCTGACGGACTTCGACCTCACGGACCTCATCCGGTTCCACAAGGAGAAGGGCGCGCTCGTCACCGTCTGCCTGACGCGCGTGCCCAACCCGCTGGAGTTCGGCATCACCATCGTCGACGAGGAGGGCAAGGTCGAGCGCTTCCTCGAGAAGCCGACCTGGGGCCAGGTCTTCTCCGACACGGTCAACACGGGCATCTACGTCATGGAGCCCGAAGTCTTCGACTACGTCGAGGCCGACGTGCCCGTCGACTGGTCCGGTGACGTCTTCCCGCAGCTGATGAAGGAAGGCAAGCCGATCTACGGCTACGTCGCCGAGGGCTACTGGGAGGACGTCGGCACCCACGAGAGCTACGTCAAGGCCCAGGCCGACGTCCTCGAGGGCAAGGTCAACGTCGACATCGACGGCTTCGAGATCTCCCCGGGGGTCTGGGTGGCCGAAGGCGCCGAGGTGCACCCCGACGCGGTGCTCCGCGGTCCGCTCTACATCGGTGACTACGCCAAGGTCGAGGCCGGGGCCGAGATCCGCGAGCACACCGTCGTCGGCTCGAACGTCGTCGTGAAGAGCGGCGCGTTCCTGCACAAGGCCGTCGTGCACGACAACGTGTACGTCGGACAGCACAGCAACCTGCGGGGCTGTGTCGTCGGGAAGAACACCGACATCATGCGGGCCGCCCGGATCGAGGACGGCGCCGTCATCGGTGACGAGTGCCTGATCGGTGAGGAATCGATCGTCCAGGGCAACGTGCGGGTCTACCCGTTCAAGACCATCGAGGCCGGTGCCTTCGTCAATACCTCGGTCATCTGGGAGTCCAGGGGCCAGGCCCACCTGTTCGGCGCCCGCGGCGTCACCGGCATCCTGAACGTGGAGATCACGCCCGAGCTGGCCGTGCGGCTGGCCGGCGCGTACGCGACCACGCTGAAGAAGGGCGCCACGGTCACCACGGCCCGCGACCACTCCCGAGGTGCCCGCGCCCTCAAGCGCGCGGTGATCTCCGCGCTGCAGGCCAGTGCGATCGACGTACGGGACCTGGAGAACGTGCCGCTGCCCGTGGCGCGGCAGCAGACCGCGCGCGGCAGCGCCGGCGGCATCATGATCCGGACCTCGCCCGGCGTGCCGGACTCCGTCGACATCATGTTCTTCGACGGCAACGGCGCGGATCTGTCCCAGGGCAGCCAGCGCAAGCTGGACCGCGTGTTCGCACGCCAGGAGTACCGCCGCGCGTTCCCCGGTGAGATCGGTGACCTGCACTTCCCGGCCAGCGTCTTCGACTCGTACACCGGGTCCCTGCTGCGCAACGTCGACACGACGGGCATCGCGGAATCGGGCCTGAAGGTCGTCGTGGACGCCTCCAACGGCAGCGCCGGCCTCGTCCTGCCCAGCCTGCTCGGCAAGCTCGGTGTGGACTCGCTGACCATCAACCCCGGTCTCGACGAGTCCCGTCCCACGGAGACGGCCGAGGTGCGGCGCAAGGGCCTGGTGCGGCTCGGGGAGATAGTGGCATCCTCCGGGGCCGCGTTCGGCGTCCGGTTC
This is a stretch of genomic DNA from Streptomyces sp. TG1A-8. It encodes these proteins:
- a CDS encoding mannose-1-phosphate guanyltransferase, producing the protein MKAVVMAGGEGTRLRPMTSSMPKPLLPVANRPIMEHVLRLLKKHGLNETVVTVQFLASLVKNYFGDGEELGMELTYANEEKPLGTAGSVKNAEEALKDDAFLVISGDALTDFDLTDLIRFHKEKGALVTVCLTRVPNPLEFGITIVDEEGKVERFLEKPTWGQVFSDTVNTGIYVMEPEVFDYVEADVPVDWSGDVFPQLMKEGKPIYGYVAEGYWEDVGTHESYVKAQADVLEGKVNVDIDGFEISPGVWVAEGAEVHPDAVLRGPLYIGDYAKVEAGAEIREHTVVGSNVVVKSGAFLHKAVVHDNVYVGQHSNLRGCVVGKNTDIMRAARIEDGAVIGDECLIGEESIVQGNVRVYPFKTIEAGAFVNTSVIWESRGQAHLFGARGVTGILNVEITPELAVRLAGAYATTLKKGATVTTARDHSRGARALKRAVISALQASAIDVRDLENVPLPVARQQTARGSAGGIMIRTSPGVPDSVDIMFFDGNGADLSQGSQRKLDRVFARQEYRRAFPGEIGDLHFPASVFDSYTGSLLRNVDTTGIAESGLKVVVDASNGSAGLVLPSLLGKLGVDSLTINPGLDESRPTETAEVRRKGLVRLGEIVASSGAAFGVRFDPVGERLSLVDEKGRIIEDDRALLVLLDLVAAERRSGRVALPVTTTRIAEQVAAYHGTQVEWTTTSPDDLTRVGGEEGTIFGGDGKGGFIVPEFSSVYDGTAAFVRLIGLVARTQLTLSQIDARIPRAHVLKRDLATPWAVKGLVMRRVVEAAGERSVDTTDGVRVVESDGRWVMVLPDPAEAVTHLWAEGPDDASAQALLDEWSAVVDSAGR
- a CDS encoding CDP-alcohol phosphatidyltransferase family protein, with protein sequence MEVQETRVQTDRVLTIPNILSMARLVGVPLFLWLILRPEFGGPKSDGWALLVLAFSGVSDYLDGKLARRWNQISSLGRLLDPAADRLYVLSTLLGLTWREILPLWLTALLLARELVLLVMVGVLRRHGYPPPQVNFLGKAATFNLMYAFPLLLLSDGNGWIASLAAVFGWAFAGWGTTLYWWAGVLYVVQVRRLVRADAAAD